A single Brevundimonas sp. SL130 DNA region contains:
- a CDS encoding HigA family addiction module antitoxin, which produces MSKSATTTERVADIGLADDWLKNPTPGDILLEEFLKPLGMSQTALAKAVGVPPRRINEIVLGKRAVTADTDLRLARYWGVRPGYFLGLQADYDLMEQRRKMGDALAMIRPRAA; this is translated from the coding sequence ATGTCGAAATCTGCGACTACCACTGAGCGTGTCGCCGATATCGGCTTGGCGGACGACTGGCTGAAGAACCCGACGCCGGGCGACATTCTGCTGGAAGAGTTTCTCAAGCCGCTGGGCATGAGTCAGACGGCCCTGGCCAAGGCCGTCGGCGTGCCGCCGCGCCGGATCAATGAGATCGTGCTGGGAAAGCGTGCGGTGACGGCCGACACGGACCTGCGTCTGGCGCGGTACTGGGGCGTGCGGCCAGGGTATTTCCTGGGGTTGCAGGCGGACTACGATCTGATGGAGCAGCGTCGGAAGATGGGCGATGCGCTGGCGATGATTAGGCCGAGGGCGGCGTGA
- a CDS encoding penicillin-binding protein 1A, producing MKIAERWFVWAGMVLLGGIALAGLVVAVYAAWLFHDLPDASELADYRPPTATRVYAGDGTLIGEFSDERRIYVSYDQIPETVVQAFLAAEDRNFFQHGGIDVGGIGRASIKNVFNLVQGRRLEGGSTITQQVAKNVLLTNESSLNRKLKEAILANRLEATLSKEQILNLYLNEIFLGYRSFGIASAAYNYFGKSLAQLTPDEAAFLASLPKGPNNYHPKRHPGAAKGRRDWVLGEMEQSGWLTEAQLVEMRARPLATRDAPQRSEYKDADFFVEEARRQAAANPDFGAQLRAGGFYMRTTLDPTLQTAARQALMQGLENYDRRHGWRGGWGTTDFAEGWQAAALKEQAPPERRTWQAAAIESVSGNTVRIRTAKDDESGTLIAADAAWANANKQLRRGELIFVEKKNGQFALKQLPRVNGALVAIEPQSGRVLAMVGGYSYALSSFNRATQARRQPGSAFKPFVYATALEGDFTPASIVLDAPISFAGGANGQRWTPENYSREYYGPQSLRRGLELSRNVMTVRLAEAVGMKKIVDQADRMGIPGMTPNLSVSLGAGEVTPLEITAAYSAFANGGRRITPYLIDYVQDRDGETIFRADNRGCRECGRGFSGQESPRLQPRGTQVIDPITAYQMSSMLEGVVQRGTAASARGLGRWVGGKTGTTNEYRSAWFVGFTTDIVVGVFIGFDDNRSLGSGETGATTPVPIFNDFMQTALKERPARPFVRPKNAVFRTVNGIEEAFRPGTERQAPPPTQAPTQPAGPENYYDVVRREQEAAAAGANAPPPAAAAPPPKKAPAEDLSGLY from the coding sequence GTGAAGATTGCCGAACGCTGGTTCGTATGGGCGGGCATGGTTCTGCTGGGCGGCATCGCCCTGGCGGGGTTGGTCGTCGCCGTCTATGCGGCATGGCTGTTTCATGACCTGCCGGACGCCTCCGAGCTGGCCGATTATCGGCCGCCGACGGCGACGCGGGTCTATGCCGGCGACGGCACCCTGATCGGCGAGTTCTCGGACGAGCGCCGAATCTATGTGTCCTATGACCAGATTCCGGAGACCGTGGTCCAGGCCTTCCTGGCGGCCGAGGATCGCAACTTCTTCCAGCACGGCGGGATCGACGTGGGCGGCATCGGCCGGGCCTCGATCAAGAACGTCTTCAACCTGGTGCAGGGGCGGCGGCTGGAAGGCGGATCGACCATCACCCAGCAGGTGGCCAAGAACGTCCTGCTGACCAACGAATCGAGCCTGAACCGCAAGCTGAAGGAAGCCATCCTGGCCAATCGCCTGGAGGCGACCCTGTCCAAGGAGCAGATCCTCAACCTGTATCTGAACGAGATCTTCCTGGGCTATCGCTCGTTCGGCATCGCCTCGGCGGCCTATAATTATTTCGGCAAGTCGCTGGCGCAGCTGACGCCGGACGAGGCGGCCTTCCTGGCCTCCCTGCCCAAGGGGCCGAACAATTATCACCCCAAACGCCACCCCGGCGCGGCCAAGGGCCGGCGGGACTGGGTGCTGGGCGAGATGGAGCAGAGCGGCTGGCTGACCGAGGCCCAGCTGGTCGAGATGCGCGCCCGTCCGCTGGCCACGCGCGATGCGCCGCAACGGTCGGAATACAAGGACGCGGACTTCTTCGTGGAAGAGGCGCGGCGCCAGGCTGCGGCCAATCCCGACTTCGGGGCGCAACTGCGCGCCGGCGGCTTCTATATGCGCACCACCCTGGACCCGACCTTGCAGACGGCGGCGCGCCAGGCCCTGATGCAGGGGCTGGAGAACTATGACCGCCGCCACGGCTGGCGCGGGGGCTGGGGCACGACCGATTTCGCCGAGGGCTGGCAGGCCGCGGCCCTGAAGGAACAGGCGCCGCCCGAGCGCCGCACCTGGCAGGCCGCCGCCATCGAGAGCGTCAGCGGGAACACGGTCCGCATCCGCACCGCCAAGGACGACGAGAGCGGAACCCTGATCGCCGCCGACGCCGCCTGGGCCAACGCCAACAAGCAACTGCGACGGGGCGAGCTGATCTTCGTCGAGAAGAAGAACGGCCAGTTCGCCCTGAAACAGTTGCCACGCGTCAACGGCGCCCTGGTGGCCATCGAGCCTCAGTCGGGCCGGGTGTTGGCGATGGTGGGGGGCTATTCCTACGCCCTGTCCAGCTTCAACCGGGCGACCCAGGCGCGGCGTCAACCGGGGTCGGCCTTCAAGCCCTTCGTCTATGCGACGGCGCTGGAGGGGGATTTCACCCCCGCCTCCATCGTGCTGGACGCGCCGATCAGCTTCGCCGGCGGGGCCAACGGCCAGCGTTGGACGCCCGAGAACTATAGCCGTGAATATTACGGGCCGCAGAGCCTGAGGCGCGGGCTGGAACTGTCGCGCAACGTCATGACCGTGCGTCTGGCCGAGGCCGTGGGCATGAAGAAGATCGTCGACCAGGCGGATCGGATGGGGATTCCCGGCATGACGCCGAACCTGTCGGTGTCGCTGGGCGCGGGCGAGGTCACGCCGCTGGAGATCACGGCCGCCTATTCGGCCTTCGCCAACGGCGGGCGTCGGATCACCCCCTATCTGATCGACTATGTGCAGGACCGGGACGGGGAAACCATTTTCCGGGCCGACAACCGGGGCTGTCGCGAGTGCGGCCGGGGCTTCTCGGGGCAGGAATCGCCGCGTCTACAGCCGCGCGGAACCCAGGTGATCGACCCGATCACCGCCTATCAGATGAGTTCGATGCTGGAAGGCGTGGTCCAGCGCGGCACCGCCGCCAGCGCGCGCGGCCTGGGCCGTTGGGTCGGGGGCAAGACCGGCACGACCAACGAATATCGCTCGGCCTGGTTCGTGGGCTTCACCACCGACATCGTGGTCGGGGTCTTCATCGGCTTCGACGACAATCGGTCGCTGGGGTCCGGCGAGACGGGGGCGACGACGCCCGTGCCGATCTTCAACGACTTCATGCAGACGGCGCTGAAGGAACGGCCCGCGCGGCCCTTCGTGCGGCCCAAGAACGCCGTCTTCCGCACGGTGAACGGCATAGAGGAAGCCTTCCGTCCCGGCACCGAACGCCAGGCGCCGCCCCCGACCCAGGCGCCGACCCAGCCAGCGGGCCCCGAGAACTATTATGACGTCGTGCGCCGCGAACAGGAGGCCGCCGCCGCCGGCGCCAACGCCCCGCCGCCCGCCGCCGCCGCCCCGCCGCCGAAGAAGGCGCCGGCTGAGGACTTGAGCGGACTGTATTGA
- a CDS encoding patatin-like phospholipase family protein, with translation MAPLRPDTLASALSRIFEGPMIDRASWFALTGGERLFAAGDPSDTLYLVRSGRLGVFHAEPDQPPHLLGVIRPGEPVGEMAMLAGTAHTADVIALRDTEILALPREAFFEAARTEPDLLVELSRLMIHRARKRAGGAAEPSVFGFVSARPRPIRAFVDRIAVAVQAMGFTCRVIDQSALTSAAEWFSRVEDDHDYVLYVAEHDQPAWADLCARQVDRLFIVGSGLLAPPSDLPRRMGFGDGRRLTDLILLRDPRMSRPANTRVWLDALQPDRWFHCVAGVEADTARMARVITGTAVGLVLSGGGARAYCHMGAVKALEEAKVPIDFVGGASMGAVVAAGPALGWSFERLDYEIRRAFVESDPLSDLAFPIIAMSRARKVAGLLERAYGDTDLADLCLPFFAVSSNLTSGRIEVHRTGLMRRAMRASIAIPGVLPPVVMDGQVLVDGAVLKNFPTSVMRQLNSGPTIGVDMSQTRGVDPAALENPPSWWKWVLSGAWKAGPPIVSILMRSATITTDAEMEQSRAAADLLILPRIGGTDIRDWKAYDEPVAAGYEATKAALADLTVPITHLRRRLRDH, from the coding sequence ATGGCTCCGCTTCGTCCCGACACCCTGGCTTCTGCTCTGTCGCGCATTTTCGAAGGGCCGATGATCGATCGGGCCAGCTGGTTCGCCCTGACCGGGGGCGAGCGGCTGTTCGCGGCGGGCGACCCCTCAGACACCCTCTACCTGGTCCGGTCGGGCCGATTGGGCGTCTTCCATGCCGAGCCGGATCAGCCGCCCCATCTGCTGGGCGTGATCCGGCCCGGCGAACCGGTCGGCGAAATGGCCATGCTGGCGGGCACGGCCCATACCGCCGACGTCATCGCCCTGCGCGACACTGAAATCCTGGCCCTGCCGCGCGAGGCCTTCTTCGAGGCCGCCCGGACCGAGCCGGATCTGTTGGTCGAGCTGTCGCGACTGATGATCCACCGCGCCCGCAAACGCGCCGGCGGCGCCGCCGAACCCAGCGTCTTCGGCTTCGTCTCCGCCCGCCCTCGCCCGATCCGCGCCTTCGTCGACCGGATCGCCGTCGCGGTCCAGGCCATGGGCTTCACCTGCCGGGTCATCGACCAGTCGGCCCTGACCTCGGCCGCCGAATGGTTCAGCCGGGTCGAGGACGATCATGACTATGTCCTCTATGTCGCCGAACACGACCAGCCGGCCTGGGCCGACCTGTGCGCCCGTCAGGTCGACCGGCTGTTCATCGTCGGCAGCGGGCTTCTGGCCCCGCCGTCCGACCTGCCGCGCCGGATGGGCTTCGGCGACGGCCGGCGCCTGACCGACCTGATCCTGCTGCGTGATCCGCGCATGAGCCGTCCGGCCAACACCCGGGTCTGGCTGGACGCGCTTCAGCCCGACCGCTGGTTCCACTGTGTCGCAGGGGTCGAGGCCGACACCGCCCGCATGGCCCGCGTCATCACCGGCACCGCCGTGGGCCTGGTCCTGTCGGGCGGCGGCGCCCGCGCCTATTGCCACATGGGGGCGGTCAAGGCGCTGGAAGAGGCCAAGGTGCCCATCGACTTCGTCGGCGGCGCCTCCATGGGGGCGGTCGTGGCCGCCGGACCGGCCCTGGGCTGGTCGTTCGAGCGGCTGGATTACGAGATCCGCCGCGCCTTCGTCGAGTCCGACCCCCTGTCCGATCTGGCCTTCCCCATCATCGCCATGTCCCGCGCCCGCAAGGTGGCGGGCCTGCTGGAGCGGGCCTATGGCGACACGGACTTGGCCGATCTCTGCCTGCCCTTCTTCGCCGTCTCCTCCAACCTGACCTCGGGCCGGATCGAGGTCCATCGCACCGGCCTGATGCGCCGAGCCATGCGGGCCTCCATCGCCATTCCCGGCGTCCTGCCCCCCGTGGTCATGGACGGCCAGGTGCTGGTGGACGGGGCGGTGCTGAAGAACTTCCCCACCAGCGTGATGCGCCAGCTGAACAGCGGCCCCACCATCGGCGTGGACATGTCCCAGACCCGCGGCGTCGATCCGGCGGCCCTGGAAAATCCGCCCTCCTGGTGGAAATGGGTGCTGTCGGGCGCCTGGAAGGCCGGCCCGCCCATCGTCTCCATCCTGATGCGTTCGGCCACCATCACCACCGACGCCGAGATGGAGCAGTCGCGCGCCGCCGCCGACCTCCTGATCCTGCCCCGGATCGGCGGGACCGACATCCGCGACTGGAAGGCCTATGACGAACCGGTCGCCGCCGGCTACGAGGCGACCAAGGCAGCCCTGGCGGACCTGACCGTCCCAATCACCCACCTGCGGCGCAGGCTGCGCGATCATTAG
- a CDS encoding type II toxin-antitoxin system RelE/ParE family toxin, translating into MRYAAAMIRSFRDRETEKVWNGQRSRRLPGDIQEAALRKLRLLNRSVVLDELRIPPGNRLESLSGDRRGQYSIRINQQWRICFRWRDGGAEDVEICDYH; encoded by the coding sequence ATGCGTTATGCTGCCGCCATGATCCGCAGTTTCCGTGACCGCGAGACGGAGAAGGTCTGGAACGGTCAGCGGTCTCGGCGACTGCCGGGCGATATTCAGGAGGCGGCGCTGCGAAAGCTGCGCCTGCTGAATAGAAGCGTGGTGTTGGACGAGCTTCGTATACCGCCCGGCAACCGGCTGGAGTCCTTGTCGGGCGACCGGAGGGGGCAGTATTCGATTCGGATCAATCAACAGTGGCGGATTTGTTTCCGCTGGAGAGACGGAGGCGCCGAAGATGTCGAAATCTGCGACTACCACTGA
- a CDS encoding response regulator, whose amino-acid sequence MTRAPACRRISASGSSNPSNNWPPVAPPGGAGLGLALCRASAQALGGALGVRGARPQDGAQGAVFWVRFAAEPAPCPTVQAADAGLAAQAPVEACPTLRVLAAEDHPANRKLLTLLFQAFGLDLVLVENGQEAVQAVAAERFDLVLMDVMMPVMDGVEALSAIRADEAATGRPRLPIHMLTANVFDEDVARYMAAGADGVLRKPIEPPALQAVLLGASRSIDA is encoded by the coding sequence ATGACCAGGGCCCCGGCGTGCCGAAGGATCAGCGCGAGCGGATCTTCGAACCCTTCGAACAACTGGCCCCCGGTCGCGCCGCCGGGGGGCGCCGGCCTGGGCCTGGCCCTGTGCCGCGCCTCCGCCCAGGCGCTCGGCGGCGCCCTCGGCGTCCGCGGGGCCAGGCCGCAAGACGGCGCGCAAGGCGCGGTCTTCTGGGTCCGTTTCGCGGCCGAGCCCGCGCCATGCCCGACCGTCCAGGCTGCGGACGCCGGCCTCGCCGCCCAAGCGCCGGTCGAGGCTTGCCCCACGCTCCGCGTCCTCGCCGCCGAGGACCACCCCGCCAATCGCAAGCTGCTGACCCTCCTGTTCCAGGCCTTCGGTCTGGACCTGGTCCTGGTCGAGAACGGGCAGGAGGCGGTCCAGGCCGTCGCCGCCGAACGTTTCGACCTGGTGCTGATGGATGTCATGATGCCGGTCATGGACGGCGTCGAGGCCCTGAGCGCCATCCGCGCCGACGAAGCCGCCACGGGCCGTCCCCGCCTGCCGATCCATATGCTCACCGCCAACGTCTTCGACGAGGACGTGGCCCGCTACATGGCCGCCGGCGCCGACGGCGTCCTGCGCAAACCCATCGAACCCCCCGCCCTCCAAGCCGTCCTTCTGGGGGCGAGCCGCTCCATCGACGCCTGA
- a CDS encoding organic hydroperoxide resistance protein: protein MEVLYRAQATASGGGREDGRSATDDGKIDVKLSTPAEMGGKGGDGTNPEQLFAAGYAACYLSALRLVSGKAGTPVGPDTKVTAGIGLGKNSKGEGFNLDVDLTVTDHGLDQAVIDDLIQQAHQVCPYSNATRGNVDVRLAAK, encoded by the coding sequence ATGGAAGTTCTGTATCGCGCCCAGGCCACAGCCTCCGGCGGCGGCCGCGAAGACGGTCGCTCGGCCACCGACGACGGCAAGATCGACGTGAAACTGTCCACGCCTGCGGAAATGGGCGGCAAGGGCGGCGACGGGACCAATCCCGAACAGCTGTTCGCCGCCGGCTACGCCGCCTGCTACCTCAGCGCTCTGCGTCTGGTCAGCGGCAAGGCCGGCACGCCCGTGGGCCCCGACACCAAGGTCACCGCCGGGATCGGCTTAGGCAAGAACAGCAAGGGCGAGGGCTTCAACCTCGACGTCGACCTGACCGTCACCGACCACGGCCTGGACCAGGCCGTCATCGACGACTTGATCCAGCAGGCCCACCAGGTCTGCCCCTATTCCAACGCCACGCGCGGCAATGTGGATGTTCGGCTGGCGGCCAAGTAA
- the cobS gene encoding cobaltochelatase subunit CobS: MTSPLDALPDPLLTLEPARRVTLREAFGVDSDMTVPAFAERDSHVPEIDESYRFDPQTTIAICAGFAFDRRVMVQGYHGTGKSTHIEQVAARLNWPLVRVNLDSHVSRIDLVGKDAIVLKDGKQITEFREGILPWSLQRPVALVFDEYDAGRPDVMFVIQRVLEAQGRLTLLDQNRVIRPNPYFRLFATTNTIGLGDTTGLYHGAQQINQAQLDRWNIVTTLNYLDHDVEAEIVAAKVPEWSDAEGRRRIAAMVRVADMTRNAFMNGDISTVMSPRTVITWAQNALIFGGDLALSFRLTFLNKCDELERPTIAEFYQRAFGEDLPEAATRVKVG, translated from the coding sequence ATGACCTCCCCGCTCGACGCCCTCCCCGATCCCCTGCTGACGCTCGAACCCGCCCGCCGCGTGACCCTGCGCGAAGCCTTCGGCGTGGACAGCGACATGACCGTGCCCGCCTTCGCCGAGCGCGACAGCCATGTGCCCGAGATCGACGAGTCCTATCGCTTCGATCCGCAGACCACGATCGCCATCTGCGCCGGCTTCGCCTTCGACCGCCGCGTCATGGTCCAGGGCTATCACGGCACCGGCAAGTCGACCCATATCGAACAGGTCGCCGCCCGCCTGAACTGGCCCCTGGTCCGCGTCAACCTGGACAGCCACGTCAGCCGCATCGACCTGGTCGGCAAGGACGCCATCGTCCTGAAGGACGGCAAACAGATCACCGAATTCCGCGAGGGCATCCTGCCCTGGTCGCTGCAACGCCCCGTCGCCCTGGTGTTCGACGAATATGACGCCGGCCGCCCCGACGTCATGTTCGTGATCCAGCGCGTGCTCGAGGCGCAAGGCCGCCTGACCCTGCTGGACCAGAACCGCGTCATCCGCCCGAACCCCTATTTCCGCCTGTTCGCCACCACCAACACCATCGGCCTGGGCGACACCACGGGCCTGTACCACGGCGCGCAACAGATCAATCAGGCCCAGCTGGACCGCTGGAACATCGTCACGACGCTGAACTACCTCGACCACGACGTCGAGGCCGAGATCGTCGCCGCCAAGGTCCCCGAATGGTCCGACGCCGAGGGCCGCCGCCGCATCGCCGCCATGGTCCGCGTCGCCGACATGACCCGCAACGCCTTCATGAACGGCGACATCTCCACCGTCATGTCGCCCCGCACCGTCATCACCTGGGCCCAGAACGCCCTGATCTTCGGTGGCGACCTGGCGCTCAGCTTCCGCCTGACCTTCCTCAACAAGTGCGACGAACTGGAACGCCCCACCATCGCCGAGTTCTACCAGCGGGCGTTTGGGGAAGATTTGCCGGAGGCGGCGACGCGGGTGAAGGTGGGGTAA
- a CDS encoding peptidoglycan DD-metalloendopeptidase family protein, whose product MTVQEQSQEPSWHERFLPVRYLYLRSHDDIRAYALTARRQVVIALVAVVALGWSLMASGAFLFDLIAQHRSDAEVVRARAASERLNADLQARLESAVVRMSAANGSLEQTAAMIERRHAALTNVMADFHGIEGAEKALAPAAIPATATPIQRILAVRLDQERLLDRAEDFAQTRAERLRVAFRLAGLNPAAYVAASGPLGGPLVEARDPRALAAILDVDEPFAVRIRHAASNLNEMRALTDAAEGLPFKRPTQARTTSGFGVRFDPFNGRPAIHQGQDFAAPLNTPIYATAPGVVAFAGVRSGYGNTVELDHGRGFKTRYAHLNVLGVKPGQSVALGQRIGAMGTTGRSTGVHLHYEVWLNGRPQNPARFLRAGDQLVQQDK is encoded by the coding sequence ATGACTGTGCAAGAACAATCTCAGGAACCATCCTGGCACGAACGTTTCTTGCCGGTGCGCTACCTGTACCTCCGCAGCCATGACGACATTCGCGCCTATGCCCTGACTGCACGTCGGCAGGTGGTGATCGCGCTCGTGGCCGTCGTCGCCCTGGGCTGGTCGCTGATGGCCTCCGGCGCCTTCCTGTTCGACCTGATCGCCCAGCACCGGTCCGACGCCGAGGTCGTCCGCGCCCGCGCCGCCTCCGAACGCCTCAACGCCGACCTTCAGGCCCGACTGGAAAGCGCCGTGGTGCGCATGTCGGCCGCCAACGGCTCGCTGGAGCAGACCGCCGCCATGATCGAGCGGCGCCACGCCGCCCTGACCAATGTGATGGCCGACTTCCACGGGATCGAGGGGGCGGAGAAGGCTCTGGCTCCGGCCGCCATTCCCGCCACCGCCACGCCGATCCAACGGATCCTGGCGGTCCGCCTGGATCAGGAACGCCTGCTGGACCGGGCCGAGGACTTCGCCCAGACCCGCGCCGAACGCCTTCGCGTCGCCTTCCGTCTGGCCGGCCTCAACCCCGCCGCCTATGTCGCCGCCTCCGGCCCCCTGGGCGGCCCCCTGGTCGAGGCCCGCGATCCCCGCGCCCTGGCGGCCATCCTGGACGTGGACGAACCCTTCGCCGTCCGTATTCGTCACGCCGCTTCCAATCTGAACGAGATGCGGGCCCTGACTGACGCGGCCGAAGGTCTGCCGTTCAAACGTCCCACCCAGGCCCGCACCACCTCCGGCTTCGGCGTCCGCTTCGATCCGTTCAACGGCCGGCCCGCCATTCACCAGGGCCAGGACTTCGCCGCCCCCCTGAACACGCCGATCTACGCCACGGCCCCCGGCGTCGTGGCCTTCGCCGGCGTTCGTTCAGGCTATGGCAATACTGTTGAGCTAGACCATGGGCGCGGTTTCAAGACGCGCTACGCCCATCTCAACGTCCTGGGGGTCAAGCCCGGCCAGTCGGTCGCGCTCGGCCAACGCATCGGCGCCATGGGCACGACGGGCCGCTCCACCGGCGTCCACCTCCATTACGAAGTCTGGCTGAACGGCCGACCACAGAACCCCGCACGCTTCCTCAGAGCAGGAGATCAACTTGTTCAACAAGACAAATAA
- a CDS encoding bactofilin family protein, with amino-acid sequence MFNKTNKAPAPAPSPRPNSPVIPPLPDMPSAPRAGVAPSTPSPVPTGRGLSTLSSDLVFEGNVSGAGDLQIDGQVKGDVRVGRLIVGETGAVEGNVQADYIEVRGRIVGGVLGKQVKLVATAYVDGDITAEQLSIDVGAFFQGRVAQGQRQAPAPAAVTPVAPQPAPAPIASPVASPAPVVVASAPDAPADKPTEKAAV; translated from the coding sequence TTGTTCAACAAGACAAATAAAGCCCCGGCCCCGGCGCCTTCGCCCCGTCCGAACTCGCCCGTCATTCCGCCTCTGCCGGACATGCCGTCCGCGCCCCGCGCCGGCGTGGCCCCGTCCACGCCCTCGCCGGTCCCGACCGGCCGCGGTCTGTCGACCCTGTCGTCGGACCTGGTGTTCGAAGGCAATGTCTCGGGCGCCGGCGATCTTCAGATCGACGGCCAGGTCAAGGGCGACGTCCGCGTCGGCCGCCTGATCGTCGGCGAGACCGGCGCCGTCGAAGGCAATGTCCAGGCCGACTATATCGAGGTGCGCGGCCGTATCGTCGGCGGCGTCCTGGGCAAACAGGTCAAACTGGTCGCCACCGCCTATGTGGACGGCGACATCACCGCCGAACAGCTGTCGATCGACGTGGGCGCCTTCTTCCAGGGCCGCGTCGCCCAGGGCCAGCGTCAGGCCCCTGCGCCCGCCGCCGTCACCCCGGTCGCGCCGCAACCGGCGCCTGCCCCCATCGCCAGCCCCGTCGCGTCGCCGGCTCCGGTCGTCGTCGCCTCGGCGCCGGACGCCCCGGCCGACAAGCCGACTGAAAAGGCTGCGGTCTAA
- the prfB gene encoding peptide chain release factor 2 (programmed frameshift) — MRPDVEAMKADIEQSVALLRRRLDWDVALRKLDELNARVEDPTLWDKPDEAQAVSRDRSQLEAKINTVKAMEQDLEDGVMLAEMADEEGDEGALEDARASLRGIKDRAARAELEALLSGEADGNDAYLEVNSGAGGTESNDWAGMLLRMYSRWAKAHGYEVTIEAHEEGEQAGVKSATILISGPNAYGWLKSESGVHRLVRISPYDAAAKRHTSFASIGVSPVVDDAIEIDINPSDVRTDTYRASGAGGQHINKTDSAVRLTHVPTNTVVACQAGRSQHQNREQAWKMLRARLYELELQKREAVAQALADAKTDIGWGHQIRSYVLQPYQMVKDLRTEVETSDTQGVLDGDLDAFMGAALAARVGETRGSNLD; from the exons ATGAGACCGGATGTCGAGGCCATGAAGGCCGACATCGAGCAGAGCGTCGCTCTGCTCAGGAGGCGTCTT GACTGGGATGTCGCTCTAAGAAAGCTCGATGAGCTGAATGCGCGGGTCGAGGACCCGACGCTGTGGGACAAGCCCGACGAGGCCCAGGCCGTCAGCCGCGATCGTTCGCAGCTGGAAGCCAAGATCAACACCGTCAAGGCGATGGAGCAGGACCTCGAGGACGGGGTGATGCTGGCCGAGATGGCGGACGAGGAAGGCGACGAGGGCGCGCTGGAAGACGCGCGCGCCTCGCTGCGGGGCATCAAGGACCGCGCCGCACGCGCCGAGCTGGAAGCCCTGCTGTCCGGCGAGGCCGACGGCAACGACGCCTATCTGGAAGTCAACTCCGGCGCCGGCGGCACCGAATCGAACGACTGGGCCGGGATGCTGCTGCGGATGTATTCCCGCTGGGCCAAGGCGCACGGCTACGAGGTGACGATCGAGGCGCACGAAGAGGGCGAACAGGCGGGGGTCAAGTCGGCCACCATCCTGATTTCAGGCCCCAACGCCTATGGTTGGCTGAAGTCGGAATCGGGCGTGCACCGTCTGGTGCGGATCAGCCCCTATGACGCGGCGGCCAAGCGGCACACCAGCTTCGCCTCCATCGGGGTGTCGCCGGTCGTCGATGACGCCATCGAGATCGACATCAATCCGTCGGACGTGCGCACCGACACCTATCGCGCCTCGGGCGCCGGCGGTCAGCACATCAACAAGACCGACTCAGCCGTGCGCCTGACCCACGTTCCGACCAACACGGTCGTGGCCTGCCAGGCCGGCCGGTCGCAGCACCAGAACCGCGAACAGGCGTGGAAGATGCTGCGGGCGCGCCTGTACGAGCTGGAGCTGCAAAAGCGCGAGGCCGTGGCGCAGGCCCTGGCCGACGCCAAGACGGACATCGGCTGGGGTCACCAGATCCGATCCTATGTGTTGCAGCCGTATCAGATGGTGAAGGACCTGCGGACCGAGGTCGAGACGTCGGACACCCAAGGGGTGCTGGACGGCGATCTGGACGCCTTCATGGGCGCGGCCCTGGCGGCGCGGGTCGGCGAGACGCGCGGATCGAACCTGGACTGA